The genomic interval GGCGTCAGAAAGTCCATCGGTCGTGTAGTTGGCTTTCACTGCTAAAGCTGTTACTCGCTGAGGCCTCGGGGTTTTGCGTTTGCCGAGTCGAATCTTCCCCCTTTAAGCTCTTCCTGCACACCGGACACGTGTCGTGCTGCAAGAGAAACGCGGGGGCTTCAGGGAAACGCCGCTCGGACGGCTGCTTTACCCGGCTGGTTTCATCCCGTCAGACATGCAGGGCCGGGCTCGGAGACGGGGCAGCTCCCGGGAGCCCGAAGAGCGGCGGTCGCCCGCGGGCAGCGGCTCTTACCAGCTCTAACCACGGCACGATGCAGTTGCTGTGGAAGAAGTGATTGCAGGGTAACTGCCGAACTTGCTCTGCCACCGTGTAGTCCTCTTTGCAGACAGGACACTCCAAACCCGTAtctggaagagagagagacagagcgAGGAGGGTGAAGCAGAGGGCGGCTTTAGCTCTCCGGGAATACCGGCTCCGGTCTTTACAAGCCGGGGTAGGTTGGCGGACAACCTGCCGGGGACGGCGGCGTTCACCGGCCAGGTATCGGAGAAATCCCTCACGTCCTCTGCGGACGACTGGCAGCAGAGATAATAAATCGGACTAAGGGTATTAGAGCCGAGTCCTGCCGAAACTTCCTCGCCCAGGACGAGGGCGGTTTCGcgaggccggcgggggggggggatgcttcCATCGCACATCCTCCTCCGCGAGAGCCCAGCGGGCTGCCTGCGCACCGTCGACCGCGAGAGACGGCGAAAACCCGACCCCTCTTCCTCCCTAGCGAGCCCGTGAAGCTAACGCAGACGTCGCGAGCCACAGGCAGCGGGGAGACGGAGCCCCCAGCCTCTCCCGACTGCCAGGGCACGGCCCGAGCTCTGTCAGTTCAAACAGGCGAGTCCAGGCATTGCGACGTGGAAATTCAGACGCTCCTTGGCTTCCCCGACAAGAGGAGACACGGGTATATATAAAAAGCAGCAGACAAAAATATCTCTTGCGGAAACGGCTTTTCTAATCAAACAATTTGTCTTAACGGAGCATTTCAGTTCCCAGTAACAGCAGCTCGGAGGGAAAAGGAGCCCTTGAGCAGGCTTCGGAGACGGCCTTCTGCAAACACCGGGAGAAAAACCCCCGGGATGAGCTAATTGCAAAAGCAGAAGCGTTAGGAGAAACCCACGGGTCTCTGCTGCCAGCCGCACCGCGGGAACCTGCGAGGTCTACATGACACTTCCAGAGCGGTTCGGCAGGAATACGTTCGGAGCCTCATCTGCCAGCCCCGCTGTGAGCCAGCCTGGGAGGGGAGAAAGCAACGCGCCAAGCCCAGCTCTAACGAGACCGTCAACAGCAGCAcaaacagaagattttaaaagGAGGCAAAGCGAtcggggggggatgggggggtcgGTAGGCCAAAAAGGCAGCGCTCGGGGCCTGGGCAAACGCTGCGGAAGGAGGGAGGGCCTTGCCGACGGCCTGAATCGGCGGAGAGCCGAGACTCCCGGGAGAACCGAACGCCAGAGAcggcagcaggagcaaagctcAGGATCTCCCGAGCTGGACGACACGAGCATTTCCAGCCCGAGTGCAGGCAGTAATTCAGGAGGCCGGAGCAgcgctgcctccttccctcccgccTCGGCCAGGGAAGCTCAAGGACGCAGCGAAGAGGCTGATCCTTGGCAGAGGGAGCGGGGGAGCTCAGGGTGCGTCCGTCAAAGCATCGGGAGACAAGTGGCGTCGGACACCGGCAACTGATTTCACCTACCAACTTGTTCCTGAGTTACTGTCACCGTCGGGAGAGACGAGATCTTCTCTTTGTCGGCTGGAGGCGGTCCTGTGTTTTCCAGCTGCCCCAAgagctgcaagagaagaaaacacgCCGCGCTGAGGAGCAGGAACACGGCTTTGCCGTGCAGAGCATCGTCGCACAAACGCGGAGCACGGAGAGCCCTAGGTCCCAAAACCAGACAGCCGGGCAGGAGCCGCCCGGCACGGGCTGTCCCCGGGGGAGGCCTCTGGCCTGCTCCTAAAGCCCCTGAAGCGACAGACATCGCCGCCTTCCCGGACAGACCGCGGCCAAGGCCAGAAACGTTCCCGCTGCCCAGCCCTAGGAGCGAGCTGGGGCCGTTTCATCCTAGCTCAGATACTCAGCGCGCAGGTGACCGTTCCCTCCTCCGTGGCAACGTTCTCGGTGCTCAGACCTTACTTTCACGCCTCCGATCTCGACAATCCCACTTCTAACATCGTTGCCCTCCAGACTTTTTCCTCTTGCATCAACTGAAGGGCTCGGGTGGGAAGGGGAGACATTGCCACAGACACGGGAGAGGGTGCTAAGCTACCCCTGGAGGATTTTGAACCGAAAGGGAGTCGGTAGAGGCGTTTTGAGAAGAGGGAGAACCTCGTACCGCAGAAACAAGGGAGACCGAGCGCCTTCCGCCTCTCCCAGGACTTGACCAGGGTGttaggaggaaagaggagacctCCCAGGGCCGTAAAGAGAAGCCTCTTCAGTCGAGTACCGCCACCAAACCGAGGGGCAGCCGTACCAAAGCCTGCGCTCCTGTGGGCCTGCGTCTCCTGCGTGGGGTCTCTGACGTCGAACGCAGGCTGGGCTCGAGCCGCAGCGGCGGTGCGGACAGCACCTCTTTCCCAGCGTTACAGTTTCACGACTCATAGGAATTTTAGACTGTTAAGACCTAGATTCTCCCGGCGATCGGCTCAAATGGGTTCAAGCACGGTCAGGGAGAGCGCCGAGAATCATTTGCAGGATGATTTAACTCATTTAACTTTGAAGGCCACGTTAAGACGCCTGGGGTGACACGGAGccccggggtgggcagggctgccGCTCCGGACGCAGCAGAGAGCCGAGCGGAGCCGCCTATCCAGCCTGAATCTGAACCGCGACACCAAAGCCTGCCGCACCGCGCCTGCCGGGGCTCGCTCTGCTCTGCCGGGCgcggggtgggaggaggaaggtgccGTCTCCGGGCGGCCATGTGGGCTGCAGGCTCATTTTAGGAAGCGGTGAGTAAGGCGGGTGAGACGGGCGTGTGACGCAGCCTGGGAAGCCGGGGGCTACTTATGAATGGCAGCAGATGGCTCTGCCAGGCGCTTTTGGGAGGCGTCAGCACGACAACAGCAGCCAAATTAGCTCTCGGTACAGCATCCGTCTGCTCTTCCCATCCCAgtgacgccaacagcctggacgAGACTGTTTGTGGACGGAGGCTGGACACCCCCGATCCTCAAAGGAGCCAGACGATGCTTCCAGGGAACAGGAGCGGACTCGGCTCATCCCTCCACGaaccacggggggggggggaaaagggctCACGGCTGCAAATTGCTGAATTTGGTGAGAGATCCGGGGTTGACGCTGGAGATTTTAATCTTTGGCCTCTGCTGAGCCCGCCGCAAGGCACCTGCAAGCCTCGCGCCACGCGTGAGTTGACAGAGAGGCGAGCTAAGACACTGTATTTCCACAGGGATAAGGTCCGACCCCTGCTCCTAGACCCCCCCTGAAGACGCAGGGCACAAGCAGGCACCAAGCCGGGCACCGACGGTCGGTTCCCAGTCCTCGTCCGAAACCCAGGGCTCGTCTCTAGCAGTGGGGCCGACCAGAGAGGAGCACAAAAACTTACAGGCGCAGATCAAAGCCCGGGCCAGCCAGCTTGGGACTTTCTCCACCCAGGCACACAGGAGGGTCTCACCTGGGTGACGATGGCATCGAGGCCGCTCTGTCCCCACGCGTAGTCCCCAGGATTCGAGTGCAGCATCCCACTCCTGCAGACGGGAGCAGAGAGTCAAGGAAGCCGTTTCGCTCGCCCCAAACCAGCCCCGAGGTTTGCACGATCCTCCCAGAGGAGCCACACTGCGGGGACGGAGCTCCCGGGCACCAGACCACTGCTGTTTACTGGTGCGGACAGCCGTGATCAAAGCCAGGGTCTAAACCGTGCTCGCTACTCACCAGGAAAAAGGGTGTTGTGAGCCAGGAATCGCTGAGTTTGCAAAAAACCCTGCAAAGATCTGCTGTATTATTCTAAAGAGGGAGTAAtcgaaagagaaaaaaaagaaaaaaaaaaagaaaaagaacaagttgAGCAAACACACACACGGCAGCGGCAACAGTTTAGCAAGAACGGGCAGCGAAACACGAAATACTGCTCCGATCGATCGCAGCCACGTCGTTGCAAGACTCACGCCTCGGTAAATCCCTCCACAGGAGGGCGAGCCCCGAGACAGAGCACGAAGGAACGAGGGATGCTAACTCATCGGAGCGTGGGAGGGCCGGGAGAGGACATGACTGAGCTTCCCAAGCGCTGACTCGCTTCCCTGCGGCGAGGGTTGGCACCGTTACAGGCAAAACCCACCTCTCCCACCACGCGGCTTCGACtcgtgccggggggggggacaaaGGGCAGAGCATCTCATGTGAAAACCTGCGTTTTCTGGGTCCGAGGGTCACCTACCGTAAGTGCCGGGACCCCGTTTCGCCGGGTTTCTCCCCAAGATCCCACATTTTTTCCACTGACGAGACACTTCCAGGGGGGTCATTCGGGCACTTACCCTTCGATAGCAGGAGACCTGTCGGGGCGCGAGCTGCCCCGGGATCTGTACCTCCGCGTCATGGGCAATCGCGGGGGTCGGCTTGGTCCCCAGAGGTCGGCGTGGGCTTGGTGGCCCCTCTCGTTGTCCCTGCTGTCTTGATCCAGTGAGCTGCTACTCAGAAAGGGTCTGAAGTCAGGAAAGAACATTGTGTGGTCCAAATGGTCCCaaagctggggggagaaaaggggagagaCAAACCACGCACAGCTCCGTCACTAATCCCGGCGGCCCCCGCTGCCGACACGGAGGCAGGGAAGTCCACCTCGACAGAAGCAATCGAGCAAATTCACAGGGTTACCACGGCTCCCAGAAAAAGAGTCTGGCAAAAACGCTTAATTATAGCCCAAACTAATCAGACGCACCACCCCCGAGAAGGCCAGCACGTCAGCGCTCTCCTGCTACGTACAGATCCCAACAACTTCTATTCCGTTAAGCCACCCCAGGGCACTGCGAGGGTtggcctccctctctcccagggCTGGGATTTGGGGAGGGAGCACGCTGGACACCCAGGCCCCACATCCGCGGGCTCAGCGAGCGCTCTGGGTCCTGACAGCCACGGGCGGCAAACGGACGTGGCCACAAAAACCCGAAGCACGGTTGTCatcgttcccccccccctccccaggaggAGGGGTTCGCGTCTCTGGCTGCGTCCTCCGGTTCAGCGTACCCGACGCGGCAGAACAGAGCAGCACGAAATGGCCGATAATGAAACGTGTCACGCTGTTTCGTGGGGTCCACCCGCACAATTAAGCCACCTCCTGGCTCTGTGGCAGCTCTACCCGCTGCCGGCGGTGCGGAAACCCACCTCCTCCTCGGCCAAGTCAAACTGCCAGCCCTGAGCCTGTCCAAGGACACAGATCAAGAGCTGCTGGGGGTCACCAACGGATCTCTGCGGAGCTCCTGGCGAGGCTCCCcgccgcgggctgccagcctgcGGAGAAACCCGGGGAGGGGGGTGCACGAAAACACCCAGGAACCCGCAGCAAGGCATCCCCATCCCGAGCCACAGCTCGGAGCCGAGAGCCCCCTCGGCCACCCTCACCTGCAAAACCCATTTGGTTTTATTCCTTCCGCGACTCAGATCGCCCGCGGATTAAAGTAACGGCTGAGGCGGGCACTGAAGGTTTacggtaagaaaaaaaaaaaaaaaattaatttcctaggACGCAAGAAAACAAGGCCTGTCAGACAATAAACCCTCCGCGTGCCAGGTGGgagcaagctgctgctgctgctgcccgccgCTCACCCTCAACACGCCCGGGGCCGGGCTCCGCGCCGCAGAAGCGACATTCAAAGGAGCGGCGTCCTCCGTTTTACTGCGGGAATTAAACGCCCAGAGGCGTAACAGGAGGGCTGTTCCCTTCTTACTCGTACTAGACCCTCGTCACGCGTTACGACACGATCAGGCGGCTTAATTTCCATTTCACACCAAATTAGCTCACTTTAAAAGTCTCTTGCATTGCCTGGTTCGATCCGCTActggaggaaagggagaagtCAAGTTTATGACCTGTTCTCTGAATTAATACCCCGCAGACAAAGGGCTTCGCTTGTTCTCCTGCTGGTGATGATCAAGATACAGCTCTGCCCGCCTGCAGCCACACTGCTGAGAGAGGGCTTTCATTTATTATTCATCctaaaagccattttaaatttACACAGCGCCTTTCACGCAGAGGCATCCCGAAGCTCTTTGTAAACCGACGCGTGGGCTATAAGACGAGATCGCTTCATCTCGCTGAAACACGGGCACTTCTGGGATACGGCGCTGGGGAGGAGCAACGTAACGGCAACGGTTTTGTTCGGGAGACAAACGGATCCGGCTGAAGGCGAGGGGAGGAGAGGCAAACCAGCCGTACGCGGGGAACGTGGAAGCGAACAGGAGGGATCCAGATCCGAAACGCAACGCTATAGAGGAATTTCAGCTATTTGGTGACCCCGTTTCTGGCACTGAACCGAGTGGCTTTGGCTGCAGCACGCCAAGGAGGGCTCAGCCACAACACAGACCCCCAAATCTACCCAGGGATAACCCCTGGCCGACGAGCTGTGACTCAAGGCATCGGGGGGCTCACCTGGCAGGACCGAGGAACAGTTAAAACTCCTCAGTAACGGAGCAAACGAATAACCTGATCTCTGAGCAAGGTCTGCTGGCAGAGGAGGCGcacagaaattttatttccatctctTTTACACAGCTCGGCCGAACTCCTGAGGGGAGACAGAGCCCCGAGGAACGGAGCCTGCGACCGGAGCCTAAAGccgccctcccttccccagggtcTGGAAGAGGAGCTGCCGCCGCAGCCGCGAGCCCAGGGCGAGTCAGGCGAGGGCACGGCACGAACTCAGGGTGCGTATCCGCGGAGCTCGGCTCCGGCTGTCGGCACGTGCCCGGCTGTTTGAGACTTTAGGTAACGGGGTAAGAAAAGACGCTGCCAGCCCTCGCTGCCCAATGGCCCCTTGCTCCGAGGTCCACGCGACTGAATTACAAGACAGGGATTTTGTTCCAAGTTTGGACTTTTTAGACAGCTGCCAACTTTCAGTTGGTAAAAGTCGGAGCAGCAATGAGCGGGGAGGAAAGGGCGGTCAGGCAACACCCTCCCCGGCTGGCTGAGCATCACCGACACACGTCCCAGCATCTGCCAGCACCAGGGGCCAGGGCGTCTTTCTAGCACGCTGCTCTTCCCGCCCTGCCCAGCGAGCAAACCCCTGGCAGCCTCAGCGGCCTCCTCGAAATTTGCCAAGTTCCTGAAAACGCCTGTGAAGATCAGCTGTCCTTTTTACAAGACGCCTTTGTGTACCGCACCCGGAGCCGAGGCTGAAAACCTCTTCACGgctagtttttttaaaaaaaaacacaaaacccaaaccaaaccaaaagcacGACAGCAAAACTCACCTCTGCGAACTGTGTGGAGGGGCTGTCGTTATGCCGGCTGCCATCTAGGAAACTGGAGAGAAACAGGCGAGTGAGAGCAGGTCTCCCTTCCAGAAACCAGCTCCCCTTCTGGGGTCAAACACAGACGGGAGCTCACGTGAGCAAGACAGGCCCCGTGTGgtctgagaggagaaagggatgAGCAAACACAGCCTGCCTGCGTGAACCGGCGGAATAATTCCTAGGGACAGAAAAGGACTGTTAAAATTAAAGGGCTTCTTTGCGTGCCAGCACACCACGCACAACCTGACCGTGGAAGAAACCCGGTTTCTAACTCTCTGGACTCTGGAAGAGCCTCCTAGGAGGAGGCATTCGAGATGGAGCATCGTCATTCTGCAAACGGGACCGCGTGCGAAGTGCCCCGCAGGGCCCCTCCCGTCTCGCCTTAAGCGACGGGTATACACTTCTGTTCAAGAAGGGGACGCAGCGTGACATTAAGTCCTCTCCTCAGCAACACCCGGCCCCAGATTCCTCCTCTGGCAAGTCTCAGATAGCGAAGGTTCACGTAACCGCTGGTGCCCTTTCGCCTTGCCTACCCCAACCCCAAATAAAGCGGTTTCCTCAGCCGTTACTCAAGAGCGATACACGGTAAGCACTGAACAGGCATCATTTTGGATCCCTCATTCGCCAGCAGCGTGTTCTGCTGGGCGACCAACGACCAAATCCTAGA from Aptenodytes patagonicus chromosome 26, bAptPat1.pri.cur, whole genome shotgun sequence carries:
- the RNF115 gene encoding E3 ubiquitin-protein ligase RNF115, whose amino-acid sequence is MAEASAAAAAAVSQHRFFCHSCKGEVSPKLPEYTCPRCESGFIEEVTDDSSFLDGSRHNDSPSTQFAELWDHLDHTMFFPDFRPFLSSSSLDQDSRDNERGHQAHADLWGPSRPPRLPMTRRYRSRGSSRPDRSPAIEGIIQQIFAGFFANSAIPGSQHPFSWSGMLHSNPGDYAWGQSGLDAIVTQLLGQLENTGPPPADKEKISSLPTVTVTQEQVDTGLECPVCKEDYTVAEQVRQLPCNHFFHSNCIVPWLELHDTCPVCRKSLKGEDSTRQTQNPEASASNSFSSESQLHDRWTF